The Heliorestis convoluta genome includes the window ATCAACAAGCCAAGGGCTTACAAGTTCCAGCGCAAAGCCGTCGCGCTTACTGGGACCGCTGGCCCAAGGTACTACAGCGTCGCACCAAAGATTTACATAACTATCGCTCTTACGTAGCTTCTAAAAAACTTGCATTATCAATACCCTTGGAAAAATCTCTCTTGTCCTGGCTCGATCAAGCCATCACGCAGGCAGAAGCTTCCTTGTTTATCTTGGAAAAATCTCAATATGATCAGGTTTGCCTCCAGGGAAGATTGGAAAAAACATTTGTCCATCGTGATATTGCCGCTCGAAATTTTGTGCTCGATCATTACAATCAAGCAAGACTGATCGACTTTGACTATTGTCGCTTCGATATATATGTCTGCGATCTAGCTCGGCTGCTCGATCGAACTCTACGTTACTGGCGCTGGTCTTTTCAACGAGGACAACAAATCTTGCAAACCTATGATGAAATACGACCACTTACAGCTGCTGAGTATCCCGTTTTATTGGCTTTATTGACTTTTCCACAAAAGTTTTGGCGACTTTGTCATCGCTTTTTTCGCGAAGAATCTGCCATGAGTCATCGAGAATTTTTTCATCGATTGGCCCACATAGATAGTGATTTTTCCTCTAAAAACCGCTTTCTCCAACGTTATGCCCGGGAATACTGCTTTGGTTTCTTATGTCGTCAACAAAGTACAATAGCTTCTCTTTTCCAAAGTGACAGTACAGACGAGTGTATAAATTGGCTAGAGCAATCTTCGATTGGTTTACCTTATCAGTTAGATTTGTACAAAAAAATATACAAATCTTCCTAGTAATTATTTTTTCAACAAAGGTATTTTGCTATATTTGTAGAAAGTTACCACAGGAGGTGGAAATATGCAGAGACCTCTTGTGGTTTTTGTTTTATATATGGCAATGGGTGTCGCTTTTGGCATTGCCCATGGAGAGTACTATCGCTATCCTCTTTCTCAAGATGTAATCGGCTTATGGCTTTCTTTGACCATCATTGCAGCATTGCTCTTCTATGTTGGTGATGCCTATCTTTTTCCAAAGCAAGGCCACTTCTTGAGGCCTCATAAAGCAATGCCAGCCCGATGGCTTCTTTATCTGCTAATCTTTACAATGGCTTGGTTTTATAGTTATCAACAAGCTCTTATTCCGTCTGATTTAGCAGAAGAAGAAAATAAGGCTATCTACGGAAAAGTTGTTTCCGTACAAGAAAGACCCACTCAACTTCTCTTTGATCTACGACGTCCCGATGGAGAAAAGATTCGAGTCAAGTACACAGGGCCACCATTGCCTCAAGAAGTTGTCATCGGACAAGCTCTTTCTCTCTCAGGAACTATCTATGTGCCCAGTCAACGAAGAAATCCCGGTGCTTTTGATTATCAAGCTTATCTGTGGCGTCAAGGGATTGCTCGAGAGATGACTCTTCGCTCTCCCGAATCTATCCGTTTTCTAGATTCTGAAGATAGAAACAGCCTCGTTATGGCCCTTGGAGCGAAAGCCTCTTCTCTACGCAATCAAATGATTTCTTTTATTCAAAATCACGGACCGCCTTCGGCAAGTGGCGTCATTGGTGGCATTATCTTTGGTGGCCAAGAAGGGCTCACGGAAGAAGATCGGGAAGTTTTTCGAATTACAGGTGTAGCTCATGCGTTTGCTGTATCGGGTACAGCTGTAGGCGTCCTTGCAGGAACCGTTATGGTCCTTTTACGCAGTGGGCGACAGTGGCGCCTTCCTATCTGGCCAAGTATCTTAATTACAACAACCATTCTTTTCTTTTATGGTTTTATGACAGCTTTTCCGCCATCTGTACAACGTGCTGTTTTAATGGCTTTAGGAGGACTCCTAGCCTACGGCTTTCAGAAAAAAGCCGACCCACCTACCATGATGGCAGCAGCAGCAATGGCGATTTTGCTCTACAATCCTTTAATGCTGGGGGATATCGGCTTTCAGATGTCTTTTGCTGCGACCTGGGGTATTTTATATTTTCTCCCTCTTTTTCAACAGTGGCTAGGGGGACGCAATCTTCCTTTTTATCTAAAAGGACCTATTGCCATTTTGGCCTTATCCTTAGCGGCCCAGTTGGCAGTAGCACCTCTAACAATCTATTACTTTAACTTGCTCTCCCTGTCTGGCTTTGTGGCCAATCTCGTAGCCGGCCTTTTTATTGCTACCGTCATTACCTTCGGCTTTGCCATTTTTCTTCTTCTCTTTCTTTGGGAGACAGGCGCATCCTATCTTCTCACTTCTCTCGCCCTAATCGTAGAAATAACAACCTACCTTTTGCGCAAGCTCTCTACAATACCTGGCGCAGCTCTCACGGTCGCTACCCCTCATCCCCTACTTATGGTCGCCTATTATCTGGCTCTTATTGTAAGTCGCGAAGTCTACCTCAATAACATAAGCCCTAAAGTGCTGGCTTCTTTTCAAAGGGCTTTACTACCTGCCAGCGCGATCATCCTTCTGCTTTTCCTAGTACCATCCTTATTTACTCCCGCTACTGTAAAAGTAACCTTTATTGACGTGGGACAAGGTGACGCCATTTTTATTGAAACGCCAGAAGGAAAACGCATCCTCATCGATACACCAGGACCTGTAGGGTATCAGAGAGCACTGGGACAAGAAACTAGCAAAGAGAACCAACTTTTGACAGCACTTGCGAACAGAAGGCCCTACGATCCTGGTGAAAAAGTTGTGGCCGCTTTTTTTAATCATAAAGGAATTGGTCATATCGATCTGATAATCAATACGCATGCCGATCAAGATCATATTGGCGGTTTACTGTATCTAGTTCAAAATTTTTCAGTCGGACAGCTAATCCTTTCTCCGCCTCCGAAAGAAGTATTTACATATGAAGAATTAAAAAGCATTGCTCTTGATAAGAAGGTTCCTATCTGGGAAAGTCCCGCCCCGCTGAGCGATATTAGCCCTGACAAGAGGGTGGCTTTAACAGTACTCTATCCAGGAGAAAGAAGTCCTCAAGCCAATATAAATGACAGTTCCATCGTCTTACTGTTACAACACCAAAATGTGCATATGCTTTTTACAGGCGATCTGGAAATCGAAGGACAAAGGGAACTAGCTTCCCTCGCAAAACAAGGAAAAGTAGATTTGCGAGCAGAGGTCGTCAAAATACCTCATCACGGTAGTAAATTTTTTGATGAACTTTTTGTGAAAGAGACAGAAGCCCAAATCGCTGTTATTACGGTAGGTCGCAACTATTTCGGACATCCTTCTTCCGAAGCTTTAGAAGCTTGGGACTCTATAGGCTCTACCTTATTACGTACCGATCTTCATGGCGCTGTAACCATAGAAAGCAATGGACGTAGAATCTGGTACGAGACAGTGCGTTTTTTTTGAGAAAATTTAACAGTCCATCAACCAGTATCTTTTCTTGTTTTGGAGAGATATTAACACGTGGAAAAATGGTTATGGAGGTTGAGTTAAAATGGATAATCAAAGGTATAGAACACAACAAGCTCAGACAGGTTCAGGCATGAACGAGGGGACAACCTTCGGTGCTGGTATGTCCATTCCCTTTGGCTCAACTGTAGGTACAGGGGCGACCATGGGCGGTACAGGCATCAGTACAGGCATCGGTACAGGTATCGGTACAAGCATGCTGGGCTCACAATCCCTGTATGGTGGAACGACACAGCAGAATATGATAGTATCGCAGCAAAAAATCGGTGCTCATGAGTTAATCATGACACATGAAATCCTTACAGGCACCATCGACTGCATTAATACCTTTGAACTATATCGTCCTCACATTAAAGACCAAAGGCTTTCTCAAATCGTTGATCATCAGTTGCAACACATGCAATCAAACTATCAAAGTCTTGTATCTTTCCTGCAAAACCGTCAGGGGCAACCTACCTCTTCCTACCGTACACCGATTCAAAGCAGCCCAGCGTACGGATTGCGCAACCCAGCACCACAACAGCCTAATAGCAATATCAACCAAGTGGATGATCGCGATGTGGCTTCTGGTCTGTTAAGTTGCACCAAATCTTTGGCTATGAAAAGTACGATTGCAGCTCTAGAGTGTGCCGATCCAACACTTCGTCAAATTATAAGCAATTGCGTTCAATCTTGCATTAATCAAGCTTACGAAACTTTCCAATATATGAACCAAAAAGGCATGTACCAAGTTCCTACTTTGGCTGCCAATACGACACAAACAATGATGAACACCTATCAACCAACTGGATCCTTTGCAATGCAGGGGACTACGCAGTTGCAGTAGCGGCTCGAAGCACCGTAGTAACACCGAGGTACGGTTCTGCGTTATTTATTAAACCTTGTGCTGGGGCAGGCGTTATTCATTCCTTCCGAAGAGACTCATGCCACGCCATAAGCGGCAGCAAAAGCTGCCTGAAAGGCTGAGGTCTGAGGTCCTCTCCCTCTAGGAGTGAATCAAAGGCCTGCCCTAGCTTTCGTCTTGCTTCTTATGACAAGTGTGAAGTGAATAAAGACATTGTACTGGTAACAAAAGAAACAGAGACAGCAATCGTTATATCACTATCTTCATCAGGTTCTTCCTCGTGAGAGTAGACTTACCATAAAAAGGGCGCTTCTATGGTAAAATAGGTAAAAAAGAAGATCTCACTAGGATAAGAGAAAGGAAAAGCGAAAAATGGATCTCTTTTCGTATCAACGAGAACAGAAAAAAGGAACAGAAGGTCCACTGGCTTATCGAATGCGCCCTCAGAATCTCGATGAAGTGGTTGGGCAGTCCCACTTAATAGGACCCGGCACCGCCTTACGACGAATGATTGAAGAAGATAACTTACATTCTCTCATCCTTTATGGCCCCCCAGGAACGGGAAAAACGACTTTGGCCCAATTAATTGCCCGCAAAACGGAAAGTTATTTTGTAACCCTTTCTGCCGTTAGCAGCAATTCAGCAGAAATCAAAAAAGCCATTCATAGCGCAGCAGAGCGTCTAGGCTATTACCAACAACGCACTATCTTGTTTATTGACGAAATCCATCGCTTTAACAAGGCCCAGCAAGATTTGCTCCTCCCAGCCATAGAAGACGGTACAATCTTGTTAATTGGAGCCACTACAGAAAATCCACTATATGAAGTAAACGCTGCTTTAATCTCACGGTTGCGCGTCTATATGCTTTATCCTTTACAAGAAAATGAAGTACGATCTTTGCTGGAGAGAAGCCTCACCGATCCAGAACGAGGCTTAGGCCTTTCTGTGGCAACATTAACGGAAGAAGCTTTTGATCTCATTATCAGAGCTTCTAAAGGCGACGGCAGAGCGGCCTTGACTCTATTAGACATGATCATAACAGTTCACGATCCTTCTGAAAAAGTAACAGCCCAGCAAGTCATGGAAGTAACGGGCCAGATGGCTACTTATTATGACAAAAAAGGCAGTGGCCACTATGATACGATTTCTGCTTTCATTAAAAGCATACGCGGTTCAGACCCTGATGCCGCTTTGTTCTGGCTTGCTGTTATGCTAGAAGCGGGCGAAGATCCACTTTATATCGCTCGCAGACTTATCATTCACGCTGCAGAAGACATTGGGCTTGCTGACCCAATGGCTCTTGTATTAGCCCAGTCGACAGCCGAAGCCGTCAAAATGGTAGGCTTGCCAGAAGGACAAATTCCACTGTCACAAGCAACCATTTATTTAGCGACAGCTCCCAAAAGCAATAGCGCCAAAAATGCAATCTATCAGGCCAGAGCCGCTGTACGAGAAAGCAAAGGCTTTCAAGTGCCTCCACACTTGGCTGACAGCTCTCATTCTCTTGCATCAAAAGTACTTCAAAAAGGGGAAGGCTATCAGTACCCCCACGATTTTGGCGGCTATGTAAAACAAAGCTACCTGCCTCCCGAAATGGAAGGCAAATGCTTTTATCAGCCTACAGAACAAGGACAAGAACATAGGATTAAAGAGTGGTTGCAAAAGCTGCAAAGCTATTTGCAACCGAATAGGTAGCCTCTAGCATATATGTTCACAGGCTGTTACAGCATTGACCTAAAGCTACCTACCTGCTACCTGCTAAACATAAACAGTCATGCTCGACGAGCAGAACCATTTGATGAAAAGCAACTTTTTCTGATTGCCGCCGTTGGGGTTACTGCTTGCAGGGGCCTGGGCATCACGCTTTCCTCCGCTCTGGACTGGTCCCACGCTGTTACCGCCAGCAAGCTGGCGACAGCTGAGGTCCCAAGTCCCGCTCCGGAAAGCGTGATGCCCAGGCCCAGAAAGTTTTTGCTGATTGTTACTCCCATTGGCATTGCTTTGCGTAACTTTTTGCTATGTATACGCAACTGTCTATTGCATTTGCAATAGGCCAAAACTCAGTCACAACCAGCAAAATGTACCTGGGGCAGGCGTTATGACTTCCTGGAGAGAGAGGACTTCAGACCTCAGCCTTTCACGCAGCTTGCTGCCGCTTATGGCGTGGGTAGGACCTTCGGAAGGAAATCATAACGCCTGACCCACCACAAAACTTTGCCAACCACTATGCGATTTTCCTTCTAATCATAAGTGGCTTTTTCGTATATCCTTAGCTCTTCGGCTCCTACCTAAAGCCATCTTGATTTATTTTTCTTGTTGCCGAAAAAGCACTTCTAACTGCTTGTTGCGCATACGATCTGAGCGAAAGCGTTCTTTATCTTCTTCTTCTAAAGACTTAATAATAGACATACACATAAAGACCATAATTACAGCAAAAGGCAAAGCGGCTACAATTGATGCGGTCTGTAAGCCCTGTAACCCTCCACTTAACAAAAGCACAGCCGCACTGGCTGATTGTAAAAAGCCCCAAGCTAACTTTACTCGTACGGATGGATTGAGCCTTCCTTCCGAAGAAAGCATCCCTAAGACAAAAGTAGCCGAATCAGCAGAAGTAATAAAAAAAGTGGTAATCAACAAAGTTGCTAGTATGGATAATAACAAACCAACAGGAAATTGCTCTAGCGTAATAAAAAGCGCTGACGATACATCGGCTTGTACAGCTTCTGCAATTCCACGACCTTCAAACATCTCGAAGTGCAAAGCACTACCACCAAAGACAGAGAACCAGACAAAGCTAAAAAGACTTGGCACAAGCAAAACACCAAGAACGAATTCTCGAATTGTTCTTCCCTTAGAAACACGAGCAATAAAAGAACCGACAAAAGGTGCCCAAGCAATCCACCAAGCCCAGTAGAAAAGAGTCCAGTTGGCAATCCATTCTCCTTTCGTAAAAGGAGTAAGGCGTAAGCTCATCTGAATAAAGTTTTGTAGATAGCCTCCCAAAGTTAAGGTGAAAAGATCGAAGATAAAAGAAGTAGGACCACTAAAAAGGGCAAAAAAGAGCAGACCCAGAGCAAGCTTTAGATTGATATTGCTTAAAGTCTTAATCCCCCGATTCAGGCCTGTACTCGCTGAAATCATATAAAGCACCGTAACAACAGCAATAATGATCAATTGCGTTGTAATCACGTTCGGTATGCCCGTAAGATAGGACAGGCCGCCGTTGATTTGCAAGGCGCCCAATCCCAAAGAAGTAGCCACTCCAAAAACAGTTGCAATAATTGCCAAAGTATCGATGGCTTTACCAATAGGACCGTTCACTCTTTCTCCCAAAAGAGGATAAAAAGTATGGCTGATCAAGCCTTGATATCCTTTGCGAAAGTTAAAATAAGCCAAAGCCAGCGCAATTACTGTATAAATACCCCAGGGGTGAAGCCCCCAATGAAAGAAAGAATAACGCATGGCCATACGAGCAGCTTCTACACTTTCTTCAGCAACATCAAAAGGAGGCGCTGCATAGTGAAACATCGGTTCCGCCACGCCCCAAAAAACGAGGCCAATGCCCATACCAGCACTAAAAAGCATGGCATACCAAGTAGGCTTTCCGTACTCAGGCTCATCATCGTCAGAGCCTAGCTTAATAGAACCATGCTTGCTAAAGGCCAGATAAAGAGAAAAAAGGAGAAAGCCAAAAGTGGCCAATAGATAAAACCAACCAAATTTCTCAATTGTAAAACCGAGCAGTCCTTCGGCCGTTGCCGTTAGCCCAGCAGGATGAATGGCACCCCAGAGTACAAAAAGAAAAATACAGGCCATGGAGATATAACGAACCATGCATACCCTCCGTCGCCAAATCCTTACTAGACA containing:
- a CDS encoding CotS family spore coat protein, with amino-acid sequence MNYVAEEVVTLLKKKYKVTVSAIQQLSVVWRLESNLGPLCLKKVTYEEEKLQFICQAMAHLNQQHFSLSPQLIPTYEGDSYTPFQEGFAFLTDWVADRPCDFQRESHILAATKTVAQFHQQAKGLQVPAQSRRAYWDRWPKVLQRRTKDLHNYRSYVASKKLALSIPLEKSLLSWLDQAITQAEASLFILEKSQYDQVCLQGRLEKTFVHRDIAARNFVLDHYNQARLIDFDYCRFDIYVCDLARLLDRTLRYWRWSFQRGQQILQTYDEIRPLTAAEYPVLLALLTFPQKFWRLCHRFFREESAMSHREFFHRLAHIDSDFSSKNRFLQRYAREYCFGFLCRQQSTIASLFQSDSTDECINWLEQSSIGLPYQLDLYKKIYKSS
- a CDS encoding DNA internalization-related competence protein ComEC/Rec2, yielding MQRPLVVFVLYMAMGVAFGIAHGEYYRYPLSQDVIGLWLSLTIIAALLFYVGDAYLFPKQGHFLRPHKAMPARWLLYLLIFTMAWFYSYQQALIPSDLAEEENKAIYGKVVSVQERPTQLLFDLRRPDGEKIRVKYTGPPLPQEVVIGQALSLSGTIYVPSQRRNPGAFDYQAYLWRQGIAREMTLRSPESIRFLDSEDRNSLVMALGAKASSLRNQMISFIQNHGPPSASGVIGGIIFGGQEGLTEEDREVFRITGVAHAFAVSGTAVGVLAGTVMVLLRSGRQWRLPIWPSILITTTILFFYGFMTAFPPSVQRAVLMALGGLLAYGFQKKADPPTMMAAAAMAILLYNPLMLGDIGFQMSFAATWGILYFLPLFQQWLGGRNLPFYLKGPIAILALSLAAQLAVAPLTIYYFNLLSLSGFVANLVAGLFIATVITFGFAIFLLLFLWETGASYLLTSLALIVEITTYLLRKLSTIPGAALTVATPHPLLMVAYYLALIVSREVYLNNISPKVLASFQRALLPASAIILLLFLVPSLFTPATVKVTFIDVGQGDAIFIETPEGKRILIDTPGPVGYQRALGQETSKENQLLTALANRRPYDPGEKVVAAFFNHKGIGHIDLIINTHADQDHIGGLLYLVQNFSVGQLILSPPPKEVFTYEELKSIALDKKVPIWESPAPLSDISPDKRVALTVLYPGERSPQANINDSSIVLLLQHQNVHMLFTGDLEIEGQRELASLAKQGKVDLRAEVVKIPHHGSKFFDELFVKETEAQIAVITVGRNYFGHPSSEALEAWDSIGSTLLRTDLHGAVTIESNGRRIWYETVRFF
- a CDS encoding spore coat protein — protein: MDNQRYRTQQAQTGSGMNEGTTFGAGMSIPFGSTVGTGATMGGTGISTGIGTGIGTSMLGSQSLYGGTTQQNMIVSQQKIGAHELIMTHEILTGTIDCINTFELYRPHIKDQRLSQIVDHQLQHMQSNYQSLVSFLQNRQGQPTSSYRTPIQSSPAYGLRNPAPQQPNSNINQVDDRDVASGLLSCTKSLAMKSTIAALECADPTLRQIISNCVQSCINQAYETFQYMNQKGMYQVPTLAANTTQTMMNTYQPTGSFAMQGTTQLQ
- a CDS encoding replication-associated recombination protein A; this encodes MDLFSYQREQKKGTEGPLAYRMRPQNLDEVVGQSHLIGPGTALRRMIEEDNLHSLILYGPPGTGKTTLAQLIARKTESYFVTLSAVSSNSAEIKKAIHSAAERLGYYQQRTILFIDEIHRFNKAQQDLLLPAIEDGTILLIGATTENPLYEVNAALISRLRVYMLYPLQENEVRSLLERSLTDPERGLGLSVATLTEEAFDLIIRASKGDGRAALTLLDMIITVHDPSEKVTAQQVMEVTGQMATYYDKKGSGHYDTISAFIKSIRGSDPDAALFWLAVMLEAGEDPLYIARRLIIHAAEDIGLADPMALVLAQSTAEAVKMVGLPEGQIPLSQATIYLATAPKSNSAKNAIYQARAAVRESKGFQVPPHLADSSHSLASKVLQKGEGYQYPHDFGGYVKQSYLPPEMEGKCFYQPTEQGQEHRIKEWLQKLQSYLQPNR
- a CDS encoding glycine betaine uptake BCCT transporter, with product MVRYISMACIFLFVLWGAIHPAGLTATAEGLLGFTIEKFGWFYLLATFGFLLFSLYLAFSKHGSIKLGSDDDEPEYGKPTWYAMLFSAGMGIGLVFWGVAEPMFHYAAPPFDVAEESVEAARMAMRYSFFHWGLHPWGIYTVIALALAYFNFRKGYQGLISHTFYPLLGERVNGPIGKAIDTLAIIATVFGVATSLGLGALQINGGLSYLTGIPNVITTQLIIIAVVTVLYMISASTGLNRGIKTLSNINLKLALGLLFFALFSGPTSFIFDLFTLTLGGYLQNFIQMSLRLTPFTKGEWIANWTLFYWAWWIAWAPFVGSFIARVSKGRTIREFVLGVLLVPSLFSFVWFSVFGGSALHFEMFEGRGIAEAVQADVSSALFITLEQFPVGLLLSILATLLITTFFITSADSATFVLGMLSSEGRLNPSVRVKLAWGFLQSASAAVLLLSGGLQGLQTASIVAALPFAVIMVFMCMSIIKSLEEEDKERFRSDRMRNKQLEVLFRQQEK